The window GGCGAAGCCATCCTGAACCAGCCGCTGGTCATCGCCCTGCTGGCCGTGCCGATCCTGATCCAGGTGCTGTTCAACAGCGGGCTGGCCTACTGGCTGAACCGGGTGACAGGGGAAAAGCACAGCATTGCCTGCCCGTCAGCCCTGATCGGCGCCTCCAATTTTTTCGAGTTGCGCAACTAATCCCACCAATAGATTAGAAATTTGTAGGTACTAAGTTCAAGGAAAAATTATGTCTACTCAGTGCGAAGTCACTGCCCAGGCCGCATCTCAAGCACGAATGAGCATATTCGAACGCTTCCTAACCATCTGGGTCTTCCTCTGCATCGTCACCGGAATCGCTGCCGGCCAGATGGCTCCCGGTTTGTTTCAGACCATTGGCCGGCTTGAAGTCGCCCAAGTCAATTTGCCCGTTGGCTTGCTCATCTGGGTGATGATTATCCCGATGTTGGTAAAAGTGGATTTTGGTGCCTTACACGAGGTCAAACAGCATGTCCGCGGCATCGGCGTAACGCTGTTCATCAATTGGTTAGTCAAGCCGTTCTCCATGGCCTTTCTTGGCTGGTTGTTTGTTCGCCACCTGTTCGCTCCTATGCTGCCAGCGGAGCAGCTAGACAGCTATGTTGCCGGACTTATCTTATTGGCTGCCGCACCCTGTACTGCGATGGTTTTCGTCTGGAGTCGGCTGTCCAAGGGAGACCCACTGTTTACGCTGTCCCAAGTGGCCATGAAGACACAATTATGGTGTTCGCCTTCGCCCCCGTCGTCGC of the Laribacter hongkongensis DSM 14985 genome contains:
- a CDS encoding arsenic resistance protein; amino-acid sequence: MSTQCEVTAQAASQARMSIFERFLTIWVFLCIVTGIAAGQMAPGLFQTIGRLEVAQVNLPVGLLIWVMIIPMLVKVDFGALHEVKQHVRGIGVTLFINWLVKPFSMAFLGWLFVRHLFAPMLPAEQLDSYVAGLILLAAAPCTAMVFVWSRLSKGDPLFTLSQVAMKTQLWCSPSPPSSPSCWASRP